A DNA window from Luteolibacter luteus contains the following coding sequences:
- a CDS encoding tetratricopeptide repeat protein: protein MNNTRPGGAKPSTLPGMVGYPSRPGGPGGAGGAGRPGGPGGPGGPGGIGGAGRPGGPGGPGGIGDAGRPGGPGGPGGPGGIGGAGRPGGPGGPGGAGGVGRPGGPGGPGGIGGVGRPGGPGGIGGFGRPGGVGGIGGPGRPGSIGRPGGIGGIGGVGIAGGIGGLGGLGGLGGPGGIGGVGGIGGAGSGWDSNRWGGNHGVWGNNNTNIRINNNFRNNNNFAWNPNCWGGHPWWGAGHGHHWHHGHWGHCWNGGYGHNHWWYDDDDFGEGFMWGIAAWSLGSMIFDMGYQSYSNPYPAPPVQNSTVVYTQPMSVTGAANPPGDEKTAAAADEKSDDALEKSRAAFRTGDYTTALQAADEAIAATPDDGTLHEYRALILFALNRYGDAAGVLNPVLASGPGWSWETMVGFYTSTSVYEEQLRRLEAWVDASPNKAEGHFLLGYHYLVCGHMEKAYDEFDKTTKLQPADGIAKQLRDLTKNSLPDGGDPDGQPPPRPDPVPKEKLLGTWTSDASGGKITFKLENDDKFTWSFTGNGKTSEMKGSWGLNDKGLLIMNADNSQMVTAVKLDGDSKMNFLIIGGPDGDPGLNFTKG, encoded by the coding sequence ATGAACAACACGCGCCCGGGTGGGGCAAAACCTTCGACACTCCCGGGAATGGTGGGCTATCCCAGCCGTCCCGGAGGTCCGGGCGGTGCTGGTGGCGCAGGACGCCCCGGCGGACCTGGAGGCCCGGGCGGTCCCGGGGGCATTGGTGGCGCCGGTCGTCCGGGTGGACCGGGCGGTCCTGGTGGCATCGGTGACGCAGGTCGTCCCGGCGGCCCGGGCGGACCTGGAGGCCCAGGTGGAATTGGCGGCGCAGGTCGTCCCGGTGGACCGGGAGGCCCGGGTGGAGCTGGTGGCGTCGGCCGTCCCGGGGGGCCAGGTGGTCCCGGAGGGATCGGTGGCGTCGGTCGTCCGGGTGGACCGGGCGGGATTGGCGGTTTCGGCCGCCCCGGTGGGGTGGGTGGCATCGGTGGCCCCGGTCGTCCAGGAAGCATTGGCCGCCCTGGTGGGATCGGTGGCATCGGTGGGGTCGGTATTGCCGGCGGCATCGGAGGCCTCGGTGGCTTGGGCGGACTCGGTGGCCCCGGCGGGATCGGCGGCGTCGGTGGAATCGGTGGCGCTGGCAGCGGTTGGGATTCCAACCGCTGGGGCGGCAACCACGGTGTCTGGGGCAACAACAACACCAACATCCGCATCAACAACAACTTCCGGAATAACAACAACTTCGCTTGGAACCCGAATTGCTGGGGCGGACATCCATGGTGGGGCGCAGGCCATGGCCATCACTGGCATCACGGCCACTGGGGTCATTGCTGGAACGGCGGCTACGGGCACAACCACTGGTGGTACGACGATGATGACTTCGGTGAAGGATTCATGTGGGGCATCGCCGCATGGAGCCTCGGCAGCATGATCTTCGACATGGGCTACCAGTCGTATAGCAACCCCTACCCTGCCCCTCCGGTGCAGAACAGCACGGTGGTCTATACCCAGCCGATGTCGGTCACCGGTGCAGCCAATCCGCCGGGTGACGAGAAGACCGCCGCAGCAGCCGACGAAAAGTCTGACGATGCCTTGGAAAAATCCCGGGCAGCCTTCAGAACCGGTGACTACACCACCGCCCTGCAAGCTGCTGACGAAGCGATTGCAGCAACACCGGATGACGGAACCCTACACGAGTATCGTGCGCTGATTCTCTTCGCTCTTAACCGCTATGGCGATGCAGCCGGGGTTTTGAATCCAGTCCTTGCCTCAGGACCCGGCTGGAGCTGGGAAACGATGGTCGGCTTCTACACCAGCACGAGCGTCTATGAAGAACAGCTTCGGAGACTGGAAGCATGGGTCGACGCCAGCCCCAACAAGGCGGAGGGTCACTTCCTCTTGGGCTACCACTACCTGGTCTGCGGGCACATGGAGAAGGCCTACGATGAATTCGACAAGACCACCAAGCTGCAACCGGCAGACGGGATCGCCAAGCAATTGCGCGACCTGACCAAGAACTCGCTGCCGGATGGCGGTGATCCGGACGGTCAACCCCCACCACGGCCCGACCCGGTGCCGAAGGAAAAACTGCTCGGCACCTGGACCTCGGACGCATCCGGCGGGAAGATCACCTTCAAGCTCGAAAACGACGACAAGTTCACTTGGAGCTTCACCGGCAACGGGAAAACTTCGGAGATGAAGGGAAGCTGGGGTCTCAATGACAAGGGCCTTCTCATCATGAATGCGGACAATTCCCAGATGGTCACCGCGGTCAAGTTGGACGGGGACTCGAAGATGAACTTCCTCATCATCGGCGGACCCGACGGCGATCCCGGCCTGAACTTCACCAAGGGCTGA
- a CDS encoding response regulator transcription factor yields the protein MISETIHLLDDEAGMRKALSRLLHAEGYDVRAFASPQEFLSTCNASEIGCLLLDVAMPGLDGIELQRRLVRAGARFPIIFLTGHGDIPMTVRAVQAGAVDFLTKPVDETHLLRAVKRALEIAAEQKEERDETARAAARFSRLTPREREVMECVVAGKPNKLIAVDLGTCEQTVKVHRGRVMEKMGAESLADLIRFADRLNIGKKAASSASVN from the coding sequence ATGATCTCCGAGACGATTCACCTCCTCGACGACGAAGCCGGGATGCGGAAAGCATTGTCCCGGCTCTTGCATGCTGAAGGCTATGATGTGCGCGCGTTTGCATCGCCCCAGGAATTCCTGTCCACTTGCAATGCCTCGGAAATCGGCTGCCTGCTCTTGGATGTCGCGATGCCCGGGCTCGATGGCATCGAACTGCAGCGGCGCCTAGTTCGGGCAGGAGCAAGGTTCCCGATCATTTTCCTGACAGGTCATGGGGACATCCCGATGACCGTACGAGCCGTCCAGGCTGGTGCCGTGGATTTCCTCACCAAGCCCGTGGACGAGACCCATTTGTTGCGTGCCGTAAAACGCGCGCTGGAAATTGCGGCAGAACAGAAGGAGGAACGCGATGAGACAGCGCGGGCGGCGGCTCGCTTCAGCCGGCTAACGCCCCGCGAACGCGAGGTGATGGAGTGCGTGGTGGCCGGCAAACCGAACAAGCTCATCGCGGTCGATCTCGGCACCTGTGAACAAACGGTGAAGGTACATCGTGGCCGCGTGATGGAGAAGATGGGTGCCGAATCTCTGGCCGATCTGATCCGCTTCGCCGATCGGCTGAACATCGGAAAGAAGGCCGCATCCAGTGCCTCTGTGAACTGA
- a CDS encoding response regulator, giving the protein MKRLPVIAVLDDEPQLHKALRRLLVGHGFAVVNFEHGRDALAALEAQPMDCLLLDLHMPEFTGFDVLEGITARRITTPVIVLTGHGEPNTAQRVIAMGAVAYLTKPVDEAALLSAISEATGTASWNAF; this is encoded by the coding sequence GTGAAGCGCCTTCCCGTGATTGCCGTCCTCGATGACGAGCCGCAGCTGCACAAGGCGCTGCGCCGTCTGCTGGTTGGGCACGGATTTGCAGTGGTCAACTTTGAACATGGCAGGGATGCCTTGGCAGCCCTCGAGGCGCAGCCGATGGACTGCCTCCTTCTCGACCTGCACATGCCCGAGTTCACCGGCTTCGACGTCTTGGAGGGGATCACGGCTCGCCGAATTACGACACCAGTGATCGTACTGACCGGGCACGGGGAGCCCAATACGGCACAGCGCGTGATCGCCATGGGTGCCGTCGCCTACCTGACCAAGCCGGTCGATGAAGCCGCCCTCCTGTCGGCGATTTCCGAGGCGACCGGCACAGCCTCCTGGAACGCCTTCTAA
- a CDS encoding STAS/SEC14 domain-containing protein: MSATLLDAADGIVTITINGRLSPEDLAAAHASAGAYLREWAGGSLLIHGEHFQGWTREGDWADLAFQTANDDLIRKMAIVGDTRWQDLVVIFTAKRMRPFPIEYFPIGQTDEALAWLKS, from the coding sequence ATGAGCGCAACCCTTCTCGACGCTGCTGACGGCATCGTCACCATCACGATAAACGGCAGACTCTCGCCGGAGGACCTCGCTGCCGCGCATGCCTCGGCCGGTGCTTACCTCCGCGAGTGGGCCGGCGGATCCCTACTGATCCACGGAGAGCACTTTCAAGGATGGACCCGTGAAGGCGACTGGGCGGATCTGGCCTTCCAAACCGCCAACGACGACTTGATTCGCAAGATGGCAATCGTCGGAGACACCCGATGGCAGGACTTGGTGGTGATCTTCACCGCAAAGCGGATGCGGCCCTTCCCGATCGAATATTTCCCCATCGGCCAAACCGACGAGGCCCTCGCCTGGCTGAAGTCCTAA
- a CDS encoding YSC84-related protein, with protein MTRILHHLKRAAGVLVGCLLLNQCATGPTSSGASASQISADSHSALRDLYRTNPKARQLGNHAKGILIFPSIAKGGFVVGGMGGNGALIRPDGSIHDYYQTGGLSYGLQAGVQKYGYALFLMDREAFANINRAEGWEVGSSPSLVVVDKGVAGSLSTTTIDKGTYAFFFNQSGLMGGLGLQGTKITRIHPGR; from the coding sequence ATGACCCGAATCCTCCATCACTTGAAGCGTGCCGCCGGCGTCCTTGTCGGTTGCCTTTTGTTGAACCAATGTGCCACTGGCCCGACGAGTTCGGGTGCCAGTGCCTCACAGATCTCCGCCGATTCCCATTCGGCCCTCAGGGATCTCTATCGCACCAATCCCAAAGCTCGCCAACTCGGCAATCACGCCAAAGGCATCTTGATTTTCCCTAGCATTGCCAAGGGAGGTTTCGTCGTCGGTGGCATGGGTGGAAACGGCGCACTGATTCGGCCCGACGGCAGCATCCACGACTACTACCAGACCGGCGGACTTTCCTACGGCCTTCAGGCGGGCGTGCAGAAATACGGTTACGCATTGTTCCTGATGGACCGCGAGGCCTTCGCAAACATCAACCGGGCTGAGGGCTGGGAAGTCGGCAGCAGTCCGAGTCTCGTCGTAGTCGACAAGGGCGTGGCCGGATCGCTTTCCACGACCACCATCGACAAGGGAACCTACGCGTTCTTCTTCAACCAGAGCGGCCTCATGGGAGGACTTGGCCTCCAAGGAACCAAGATCACTCGAATTCACCCGGGCCGCTGA
- a CDS encoding DUF3313 family protein has translation MNPILLRRVAAISLSATALFVTSCASSSQNGRGAFLEKSWASTEFKQTDVQKKYSSVHIAPVDTSNLAKQDWWQSQNARVQSGVLKRDARKLAQQLETSLAREIRAYPGNRLSVVSRPGPNTLTIRMAITELTPSKAYWNMGATAAGFVVPGAGLLSMAGSGSIAVSGTLQDSKGKVASFSDRRSDPVSPVNLRSYEWYGGAEANIEIWAKQGAQFLNTPPGSTVKRTSGVTLNPF, from the coding sequence ATGAATCCCATCCTTCTGCGACGCGTCGCCGCGATCTCGCTTTCCGCCACCGCTCTTTTCGTTACCTCTTGTGCTTCCTCCTCGCAAAATGGACGAGGCGCTTTCCTGGAAAAAAGCTGGGCCTCGACGGAGTTCAAGCAGACCGACGTCCAGAAGAAATACAGCTCGGTTCATATCGCGCCGGTCGATACATCGAACTTGGCAAAACAGGACTGGTGGCAGAGCCAGAACGCCCGGGTGCAATCGGGAGTCCTCAAGCGGGACGCACGAAAACTCGCACAACAGCTGGAAACCTCCCTCGCCCGCGAAATCCGCGCCTATCCGGGAAACCGGCTTTCCGTTGTCTCCCGTCCAGGCCCGAACACCTTGACGATCCGGATGGCAATCACCGAGCTCACACCTTCGAAGGCCTACTGGAACATGGGCGCTACCGCTGCAGGTTTCGTGGTACCGGGAGCCGGACTTCTAAGCATGGCTGGCAGCGGCAGCATCGCCGTCTCAGGCACCCTGCAGGACAGCAAGGGCAAAGTAGCCTCTTTCTCAGACCGCCGCAGTGATCCCGTCTCGCCGGTGAATCTCCGCAGCTACGAGTGGTACGGCGGCGCCGAGGCGAACATCGAAATCTGGGCCAAGCAAGGCGCGCAATTCCTCAACACGCCTCCAGGATCAACAGTCAAGCGGACCTCCGGCGTCACCTTGAATCCATTCTAA
- a CDS encoding polyphosphate kinase 2 family protein, which yields MKYNLDPDRKIKIEVSEGDRVDFKLRDILVIPDHQISLKKDFDPDFTGGYEDKAGALQRVAANVQRLAELQEKLYAQDVYGILIIFQAIDAAGKDGAIRHVMSGINPQGCHVTSFKAPSSEDLDHDYLWRATKVLPARGMIGIFNRSYYEEVLAVKVHPEFLAKQNLPGKPGGKAFWARRYKEINRFEKYLTSNGIIPIKFFLNLSRKEQKKRFIARIDEPKKNWKFSVADFKERALWDDYQQAFEDMLNHTSTEHAPWFVIPSDNKWFARLAISEAICVVLEQLKLKFPEVSEERRAELLKIREELEKD from the coding sequence ATGAAATACAATCTGGACCCCGACAGGAAAATCAAGATCGAGGTCAGCGAAGGCGACCGGGTCGACTTCAAGCTTCGCGACATTCTTGTCATCCCCGATCACCAGATATCCCTTAAGAAGGATTTCGATCCCGATTTCACCGGTGGCTATGAAGACAAGGCTGGAGCCTTGCAGCGCGTGGCCGCTAACGTGCAGCGCTTGGCGGAGCTCCAGGAGAAGCTCTATGCACAGGACGTCTATGGCATTCTGATTATCTTCCAGGCGATCGATGCCGCCGGAAAAGACGGGGCCATCCGCCATGTGATGTCAGGGATCAATCCCCAAGGGTGCCATGTCACCAGCTTTAAGGCCCCCTCTTCCGAAGATCTCGACCACGACTATCTGTGGCGCGCGACAAAGGTCCTGCCCGCACGAGGAATGATCGGGATCTTTAACCGCTCCTACTATGAAGAGGTGCTGGCGGTGAAGGTGCATCCGGAATTTCTGGCCAAGCAGAACTTGCCCGGGAAGCCCGGCGGCAAAGCCTTCTGGGCACGCCGCTACAAGGAGATCAACCGCTTCGAAAAGTATCTCACCAGCAACGGGATCATTCCCATCAAGTTCTTCCTGAATCTGTCCCGAAAGGAACAGAAGAAGCGCTTCATCGCCCGGATCGATGAACCAAAGAAAAACTGGAAGTTTTCGGTCGCCGATTTCAAGGAGCGAGCCTTGTGGGACGACTACCAGCAAGCCTTCGAAGACATGCTGAACCACACGAGCACGGAACATGCGCCGTGGTTCGTCATTCCCTCCGACAACAAGTGGTTCGCACGATTGGCAATTTCGGAAGCGATCTGCGTCGTGCTGGAACAATTGAAGCTGAAGTTCCCCGAGGTTTCCGAGGAACGGCGCGCTGAACTCCTCAAGATCCGCGAAGAGCTTGAGAAGGACTAG